TGCTGAAATTCGCGGCCGATGTCGATCCGGCGATCCCGGTTGTGTTTCTCGATACCGGCTGGCTGTTCGCGGAAACGCTCGTCTACCGCGATACGCTGATCGACCATCTCGGCCTGACCGATGTGCGCACGATCCACCCGCTCACCGAAGATGTCGCGCGGCAGGATGCGGATCGCGAATTGTGGCTGACCGATCCCGATGCCTGCTGCCATCTGCGCAAGGTGGAGCCGCTGACGCGGGCGCTCGCGCCGTTCGCAGGCTGGCTCAATGGCCGCAAGCGATTTCAGGGCGGCGCGCGTGCGGCCATTCCTGTCGTCGAGCGCGATGGTGCACGATTGAAATTCAATCCGCTCGCCAATGTGACGGCGGATGAACTGAAAAAACTCTATGTGGATGCGAAACTGCCGCAGCATCCTCTGGTCGCGTCCGGCTTCGCGTCGGTCGGGTGCATGCCGTGCTCGAGTCGAAGTGCGCCGGGAGAAGACGCGCGTGCCGGTCGCTGGCGCGGACAAGCCAAGACAGAATGCGGCATTCACGTTGCGAAGACTTGAGAGCACGTTCGTTGCGCTTCGCGCGAAACTAAGAAATCCCGTTTCGTTGACGTAAGCGTGCGAGTTTCCGACTGTAGCTCCATCGCCGATGACGTTTTGTCGCTGGCTTGCATGGAGATTTTAATGATCCGTCGTACCCTTCTTGCGCTTGCGGGAATCGTGATTGCAGGCGCCGCGCATGCCGCCGATTATACGTTGCTGAATGTATCGTATGATCCGACGCGCGAGCTTTACGTCGATTTCAACAAGTCATTCGCGGCTGCCTATCAGAAGGAAACCGGCAAGACCGTCGAGATCAAGCAGTCGCACGGCGGCTCGGGTTCGCAGGCGCGCTCGGTGATCGACGGCTTGCAGGCGGACGTTGTGACGCTCGCCTTGGCCTATGACATCGATGCCATTGCCAACAAGGGCGTGCTGAAGAAGGACTGGCAGAAAAGCCTGCCGCAGAATTCGTCGCCTTATACCTCGACGATCGTGTTCCTCGTCCGCAAGGGCAACCCGAAGGCGATCAGGGATTGGGACGATCTCATCAAGCCCGGCGTCAGCGTGATTACGCCCAACCCGAAAACCTCCGGCGGAGCGCGCTGGAATTATCTCGCCGCCTGGGGGTATGCGCTGAAGAAATACGGCTCCGAAGACAAGGCGCGTGAATTCGTCGCGAGCATCTACAAGAATGTGCCGGTGCTCGATACCGGCGCGCGCGGCTCGACCGTGACGTTCGTGGAGCGTGGTGTCGGCGACGTGCTGCTGGCATGGGAAAATGAAGCCTATCTCGCGGTGAAGGAGTTTGGCGCGGACAAGTTCGAGATCGTGGCGCCGTCAGTCTCCATTCTGGCCGAGCCGCCGGTCGCGATCGTCGATAGTGTCGTGGACAAGAAGGGGACGCGCGCCGTCGCCGAGGCCTATCTGAAACATTGGTACACGCCGGAAGCGCAGGAGATCGCCGCGCGTAATTTCTACCGCCCGCGCGATCCAGAAGTCGCCAGGAAATATGCGGCGAACTTCGCCAGGGTTGATCTGTTCACCATCGACGATGTGTTCGGCGGATGGACCAAGGCCCAGAAGGAACACTTCACCGAGGGCGGCGTGTTCGACAAGATCTACAAGAACTGACCAACCCATCGATCGGCGAAAGACCGCCGGGTGCATCACATGCGCCCGGCGGTCACGGTTTATCGAAGCAAGCGAGGCGCTGTGAGTGTGTTGACGAGACGGAGCGTGTTGCCGGGGTTCGGGCTGACCCTCGGGCTCACTTTGACATGGCTATCGATCCTGATTCTGCTGCCGCTTGCGTGTCTGTTCCTGAAGAGCGCGGAACTTGGCTGGTCCGGATTTGTCGATGCGGTGACGAGCGGTCGCACGCTTCATGCGCTGTCGGTGTCGTTTGGCATCGCGTTCGCCGCGGCGCTGGTCAATCTCGTGGGCGGGGTCATCGTCGTCTGGGCCCTGACGCGCTATGATTTTCCCGGCCGCCGCCTGTTCGACGCCATCGTCGATATTCCGTTCGCATTGCCGACGGCGGTCGCGGGGATCGCGTTGAGCACGCTGTTCGGCGCGAAGGGCTGGCTCGGCGCGCCGCTGGCGGCGCTGGGCATCAAGGTGGCGTTCACGCCGCTCGGCATTTTCGTGGCGATGATCTTCATCGGCATTCCGTTCGTGGTGCGTACGGTGCAGCCGGTGCTGGCCGATCTGGAGCCGGAGCTGGAGGAGGCCGCGAGCAGCCTCGGCGCGCGGCGCTGGCAGGTCATCACGCGGGTCATTCTGCCGAGTCTCACGCCGGCCATTCTCACCGGCTTCGCGCTCGCTTTCGCGCGGGCGGTCGGCGAATACGGCTCGGTGATTTTCATCGCGGGTAACCTGCCGAACGTGTCGGAGATCGCGCCGCTGCTGATCGTGATCCGGCTGTCCGAATTCCGCTATGCCGATGCGACCGCTATCGCGGTCGTCATGCTGGTCGTGGCCTTCCTGATCATCTTCGTCATCAACCGCATTCAGCGCTGGGCCCAGACCCGTGGCGCCGCGAGTTATTGAAATGAGCGATCTTGTCCTCACCACAAGCCGTATTCTGCCGCTGGCGCGCCCCGATGCGCGCTCGGAGCCGCGTATCCTGCGGTGTCTTGTCATCGCCTTCGGGATCACGTTCCTGTCGGTCTTCGTGCTGTTGCCGCTGATTCTGGTTTTCGTCACCGCGCTCGCCAAGGGTGTGTCGGTCTATTTCGATGCATTGTCAGGCCCCGAGACGCTATCGGCGATCCTGCTGACGCTGACGACGGCGCTGATCTCGGTGAGCGCCAATCTCGTGTTTGGCCTTTTGGCGGCATGGGCGATCGCCAAGTTCGAGTTCAGAGGCAAGACGCTGCTGATCACGCTGATTGATCTGCCGTTCTCGGTGAGCCCGGTGATTTCGGGACTCGTGTTCGTGCTTTTGTTCGGCACTCAGGGTCTGTTCGGCGTCTGGCTGCAACAGCACGGTATTCAGATTCTGTTCGCAACGCCGGGGATCGTGCTGGCGACGACGTTCGTCACGTTCCCGTTCGTTGCGCGCGAACTGATTCCGCTGATGCAGGAGCAGGGCACGCAGGAGGAAGAGGCCGCGATCTCGCTCGGCGCATCCGGGCTTCAGACATTTTTCCGCGTCACTGTTCCCAACATCAAATGGGGCATCCTGTATGGCGTGCTGTTGTGCAACGCGCGGGCGATGGGCGAATTCGGCGCGGTGTCGGTGGTGTCGGGCCATATCCGCGGCGAGACCAACACGATGCCGCTCTTGGTCGAGATTTTATACAACGAGTATCAACTCGTCGCGGCGTTCGCTGTCGCCTCGCTGCTCGCATTGCTGGCGCTGGTGACGCTGGTCGCCAAGACCATCCTCGAAGGACATTTGGAAGGAGAACCCGCAAATGACGATTGATGTTCGCAATCTCGTCAAACGGTTCGGCGCGTTCAAGGCGCTCGACGATGTCAGTCTGAGGGTTGATGATGGAGAGCTACTGGCGCTGCTCGGCCCGTCCGGCTCGGGCAAGACCACGCTTCTGCGCATCATTGCGGGCCTCGATTGGCCCGATGCAGGCTCGGTGCGGTTCGATGGCAATGATGCGCTGTCGCGCGGCGCCGGCGAACGCAATGTCGGCTTCGTCTTCCAGCATTATGCGCTGTTCCGCCACATGACCGTGTTCGAGAATGTCGCCTTCGGCCTGCGGGTACAGCCGCGCGCGGTACGCCCGAGCGAGGATGCCATCCGCAGGCGCGTGAAGGAATTGCTCGATCTCGTGCAACTGGACTGGTTGTCCGACCGCTATCCCGCGCAACTCTCCGGCGGCCAGCGCCAGCGTATCGCGCTGGCGCGTGCGCTGGCGATCGAGCCGCGCATTCTGCTGCTGGATGAGCCGTTCGGCGCGCTCGACGCCAAGGTCCGCAAGGAGTTGCGGCGCTGGTTGCGCCAGTTGCATGACGAGATTCACGTCACCTCGATTTTCGTGACGCACGATCAGGAGGAAGCGCTGGAAGTCGCCAACCGAGTGGTGGTGATGGACAAGGGCAGGATCGAGCAGGTCGGCTCGCCGGGCGATGTCTATGACAATCCGGCCAGCGCCTTCGTGCATGGCTTTATCGGCGAATCCATCGTGCTGCCGGTGCATGTCGTGGACGGCCAGATCCGCCTCGGCGAGACGACGCTGGCGCTGGACTCGCAGGGCAGCGCTTCGGGGCCGTCGAAACTGTTCATCCGCCGCCACGATGTCGCGGTGGGTCCTGCGGGCAGCGGGCTTCTTGAAGGCGATGTCAGGCATGTGCGCACGTTCGGGCCCACCCAGCGGGCCGATATCGCGCTCCATGTCGGCGGTGAGGAAACCATGATCGAAATCGATGCGCCGCGCGACCGTGGGCTCAAGTCCGGCGATGTGGTGGGGCTACAACCCCGCCGGTTCCGGATTTTTGCCGGGGCCTGAATCGGGGTGGGCGATCTGGAAAATTGCGTCGCGTTCACCTTTCAGCCACGGTTCCTGTGCAACAACGGCTCTCTCAAGGGGCCTTTGCACAGATGTTACGATTAGCCGCCGCCATTCTGGGATTGCTCGTGCTCGCCGGTTGTGCCGGTAACGACATCTCCAGCGAACAGCCGTCCTTTTATGTCAGCATGGCGAATCCGAACGCCAGGCTCGATGCTGGTGCGGCGGCCTCGATGATTTCCCAATACCGCCAGAACAACGGCCTGGGCGCGGTGACGATCGATCCCGAATTGATGGCCGCCGCCGAAACGCAGTCGCGGGCGATGGCGGCGAAGAACAAGCTCGATCACGATGTCGCTGCACCGTTCGGCAAGCGGGTGAAAGCGTCGGGCTTCAATGCGGCGAAGGCGGTCGAGAACATTTCCGCCGGCTACCACACGATGGCGGAAGCGTTTTCCGGCTGGCGTGACTCGCCTTCGCATCGCGCCAATATGCTGGCGAGCGGTGTCACAAAAATGGGCATCGCCGCCGTCTATGCGCCGAACTCCAAATACAAGGTGTTCTGGACCATGATCCTGGCCTCGCCGGATCGTTAACATCTCCTGCGCTTGTCGGGATTGACGGCGCATCGATCACGCCCCACGTTCTCCGCGACATTCTTCCATACGCAGGAGCACGCAATGGGTTCACTGGCAGGCAAGGCCGCCGTCATCACCGGATCGACCAGCGGTATCGGTCTCGCTTACGCACGCGCGCTTGCCAAGGCTGGCGCGAATATCGTGCTCAACGGCATGGGCGAGCCCGCCGATATCGAGAAGGAACGCTCCGGCATCGAGCGCGAGTTCGGCGTGAAGGCGGTGCATTCTCCGGCGGACATGAGCAAGCCTGCCGAGATCGAGCAGATGATCGCGCTCGGAGAGAAGACTTTCGGTTCGGTCGATATCCTCATCAACAACGCCGGTATCCAGTTCGTCTCACCGATCGAGGAGTTTCCGCCCGAGAAGTGGGACGCGATCATCGCCATCAATCTGTCATCCGCCTTTCATGCCATCCGCGCGGCGGTACCGGGGATGAAGAAGCGCGGCTGGGGCCGCATCATCAACACCGCCTCGGCGCATTCGCTGGTGGCTTCGCCGTTCAAGTCGGCCTATGTCTCGGCCAAGCACGGCATCGCCGGTCTCACCAAGACCGTGGCGCTGGAGCTTGCGACCTTCAAGATCACCTGCAACGCGATCAGCCCCGGCTATGTCTGGACGCCGCTGGTCGAAAAGCAGATTCCTGACACCATGAAGGCCCGCAACATGACCAAGGATCAGGTCATCAAGGATGTGATGCTGCTGGCGCAGCCGACCAAGGAGTTCGTCACCTCCGAGCAGGTCGCGGCGCTTGCGGTTTATTTGTGCGGCGATGACGCGGCCCAGATCACGGGCGCCAACCTGTCGATCGACGGCGGCTGGACGGCGGCGTAGGCGTCTTGCTCAGGCGCTCTTGCGCCCGCCGAAGGCGAGGACGTGGAGTCCGAGCCGTCGCTTGGTGAGGACGAACAGGAGCACGCTCTCGAACACCAGCGCCGTCGAGGTCGCGACGGCGGCTCCGTAACCGCCGTAGCGCGGCACCAGCGCGATGCACAGGCCGAGGTTCATCAGGAAGGCGAGGGCGTAGGTCAGCGCGCAGATGTTCTGGTTGCCGCTCATGTTGAGAAGCCGCTCCACCGGACCGATCGCCGCGCGCGAGATCAATCCGATCGCGGCGACGAACATGATGCCATAGCCGCTGGTAAATTGCGGACCGAACAGCCACAGCAACGGCTTGCCGACCGCAAGCAGCGCAAGCGTCGCGGCGAGCGAGGGCCAGAACGTCAATTTGATCGCGTGCGTCACGTAGGCCGACAGCCGTTCGGTGTCGCCGCTGGTATAATATTCGGTGAAGCGGTGCGCCGTGGTGGTCGACATCGCGTAATGGATGAAGGACACCAGCGCCAGCGTCTTCACCACCGCGAAATATAGGCCGACTTCCTCGGATGACCGGAAGTGCTGCAACACAAGGATATCGGTGTAGGACAGCAGCAGATAGAAGCCTTCCACCATCATGATGGGGAGCGACAGCTTGAGCCAGCTTGCGAGCGCGTAGTCTCGCGGTCCGTGTTCGACCACGGAGCGCAGCTTCCGGTTCAGAACGAACATCTGCCCCGTCACGGATATCCACACCGCGGCCGCGCTCGCGAGCATGGCGGCGGTTGCCCCGAGATGCAGCCCAAGCGCGACCATGCCGGCCGTGAACGCAATGATCAGCGTCTGGCGGACGATGAATTGCGGCATCAGCCCGAGGCGCATCCAGTCATGCGAGCGGGCGATGCCGTCCTGCATGTTGGCGACGACGAAGGGCGGCAGCATCAGGCAGCCGATGTAGAGAGGTGTGGAGAGTCCTGCTTCCAGCCATGGCGTCACGAGATGGACGATCCCGGCAAAGACAAGGGCCATCAGCGTCGAGGCGCCGAGAGCCATCATGCGGCTGCCGAACAGGAAGCCGCGCAGCAGATTGTGCTGGCCGCTGGCGCGATATTCCGGAATGAGCTTTTGCGATGAAACAGCGAGGCCGAAATCAAGAACGCTGCCGACCAGCAACACCCAGGTCCAGACATAGACGTAGATGCCGTAATCCGATCCGCTCATCCAGCGTGCCAGCAGGATCTGCGACAGATAGGCAAGACCGGCGCTGAG
The nucleotide sequence above comes from [Pseudomonas] carboxydohydrogena. Encoded proteins:
- a CDS encoding phosphoadenylyl-sulfate reductase, encoding MARLRLGPVGRESYGENPVTVLDVKAEDVAALDARLNDASPAEIIRAAVEAVGREKLALVSSFGTESAALLKFAADVDPAIPVVFLDTGWLFAETLVYRDTLIDHLGLTDVRTIHPLTEDVARQDADRELWLTDPDACCHLRKVEPLTRALAPFAGWLNGRKRFQGGARAAIPVVERDGARLKFNPLANVTADELKKLYVDAKLPQHPLVASGFASVGCMPCSSRSAPGEDARAGRWRGQAKTECGIHVAKT
- a CDS encoding sulfate ABC transporter substrate-binding protein; amino-acid sequence: MIRRTLLALAGIVIAGAAHAADYTLLNVSYDPTRELYVDFNKSFAAAYQKETGKTVEIKQSHGGSGSQARSVIDGLQADVVTLALAYDIDAIANKGVLKKDWQKSLPQNSSPYTSTIVFLVRKGNPKAIRDWDDLIKPGVSVITPNPKTSGGARWNYLAAWGYALKKYGSEDKAREFVASIYKNVPVLDTGARGSTVTFVERGVGDVLLAWENEAYLAVKEFGADKFEIVAPSVSILAEPPVAIVDSVVDKKGTRAVAEAYLKHWYTPEAQEIAARNFYRPRDPEVARKYAANFARVDLFTIDDVFGGWTKAQKEHFTEGGVFDKIYKN
- the cysT gene encoding sulfate ABC transporter permease subunit CysT; translated protein: MRPAVTVYRSKRGAVSVLTRRSVLPGFGLTLGLTLTWLSILILLPLACLFLKSAELGWSGFVDAVTSGRTLHALSVSFGIAFAAALVNLVGGVIVVWALTRYDFPGRRLFDAIVDIPFALPTAVAGIALSTLFGAKGWLGAPLAALGIKVAFTPLGIFVAMIFIGIPFVVRTVQPVLADLEPELEEAASSLGARRWQVITRVILPSLTPAILTGFALAFARAVGEYGSVIFIAGNLPNVSEIAPLLIVIRLSEFRYADATAIAVVMLVVAFLIIFVINRIQRWAQTRGAASY
- the cysW gene encoding sulfate ABC transporter permease subunit CysW, whose amino-acid sequence is MSDLVLTTSRILPLARPDARSEPRILRCLVIAFGITFLSVFVLLPLILVFVTALAKGVSVYFDALSGPETLSAILLTLTTALISVSANLVFGLLAAWAIAKFEFRGKTLLITLIDLPFSVSPVISGLVFVLLFGTQGLFGVWLQQHGIQILFATPGIVLATTFVTFPFVARELIPLMQEQGTQEEEAAISLGASGLQTFFRVTVPNIKWGILYGVLLCNARAMGEFGAVSVVSGHIRGETNTMPLLVEILYNEYQLVAAFAVASLLALLALVTLVAKTILEGHLEGEPANDD
- a CDS encoding sulfate/molybdate ABC transporter ATP-binding protein; this encodes MTIDVRNLVKRFGAFKALDDVSLRVDDGELLALLGPSGSGKTTLLRIIAGLDWPDAGSVRFDGNDALSRGAGERNVGFVFQHYALFRHMTVFENVAFGLRVQPRAVRPSEDAIRRRVKELLDLVQLDWLSDRYPAQLSGGQRQRIALARALAIEPRILLLDEPFGALDAKVRKELRRWLRQLHDEIHVTSIFVTHDQEEALEVANRVVVMDKGRIEQVGSPGDVYDNPASAFVHGFIGESIVLPVHVVDGQIRLGETTLALDSQGSASGPSKLFIRRHDVAVGPAGSGLLEGDVRHVRTFGPTQRADIALHVGGEETMIEIDAPRDRGLKSGDVVGLQPRRFRIFAGA
- a CDS encoding CAP domain-containing protein, which gives rise to MLRLAAAILGLLVLAGCAGNDISSEQPSFYVSMANPNARLDAGAAASMISQYRQNNGLGAVTIDPELMAAAETQSRAMAAKNKLDHDVAAPFGKRVKASGFNAAKAVENISAGYHTMAEAFSGWRDSPSHRANMLASGVTKMGIAAVYAPNSKYKVFWTMILASPDR
- a CDS encoding 3-hydroxybutyrate dehydrogenase, whose translation is MGSLAGKAAVITGSTSGIGLAYARALAKAGANIVLNGMGEPADIEKERSGIEREFGVKAVHSPADMSKPAEIEQMIALGEKTFGSVDILINNAGIQFVSPIEEFPPEKWDAIIAINLSSAFHAIRAAVPGMKKRGWGRIINTASAHSLVASPFKSAYVSAKHGIAGLTKTVALELATFKITCNAISPGYVWTPLVEKQIPDTMKARNMTKDQVIKDVMLLAQPTKEFVTSEQVAALAVYLCGDDAAQITGANLSIDGGWTAA
- a CDS encoding lipopolysaccharide biosynthesis protein, giving the protein MALMDAQRPTNRLSHWLERLRGMLGGTAEASLTNRLAGTVFIIRVLSAGLAYLSQILLARWMSGSDYGIYVYVWTWVLLVGSVLDFGLAVSSQKLIPEYRASGQHNLLRGFLFGSRMMALGASTLMALVFAGIVHLVTPWLEAGLSTPLYIGCLMLPPFVVANMQDGIARSHDWMRLGLMPQFIVRQTLIIAFTAGMVALGLHLGATAAMLASAAAVWISVTGQMFVLNRKLRSVVEHGPRDYALASWLKLSLPIMMVEGFYLLLSYTDILVLQHFRSSEEVGLYFAVVKTLALVSFIHYAMSTTTAHRFTEYYTSGDTERLSAYVTHAIKLTFWPSLAATLALLAVGKPLLWLFGPQFTSGYGIMFVAAIGLISRAAIGPVERLLNMSGNQNICALTYALAFLMNLGLCIALVPRYGGYGAAVATSTALVFESVLLFVLTKRRLGLHVLAFGGRKSA